From the Coffea eugenioides isolate CCC68of chromosome 1, Ceug_1.0, whole genome shotgun sequence genome, the window GAAACTGAGGATCCAATTGACATTTGACATTCAACTCCTGCTTGGTCGGATATCAACAATGAAGGTTCATGAAAATCATTTTGTCTCGGGAATCCAGCTACCGCTGTTGCTTTATTCCATCACGGTGATGTCTGAACCTTGTAGAAGCACTGCTGTTTTACGATCTATAAAGATGCGTCCAGCCATGGAGCAAGAAACAACATCAGTAAGCATCAAGCGTATCCTGGGAAACTTTTGGTTAGCAATTTCAGCTTAATTATCATCTTAACCTCTTGTGAGGTGCAGCAAGAACCAGATTGTCTTCTCTCAGTCTCTTCATTCTATTACCCGCAATGCTGCAAGAAAATTGACGACCATTCAGAACACTTTGAGATCGGCCATCATTTCTTTCTTGAAGACCTGAAGAAAGGGCCACTAATTTTCATTATGAAACTTCATTTGAAGTTACTCGAATTCTTTGAGCTGATAGACTCAAGATCTACACCATTTAAATTCAAGAAGCACGTAAAAAAACAGATCATATTCATTTTGATTAAACAGACATTGTTTCAGTATTTGAATGGCAAATAATGCTGAATACCTGACTTGGTCTCATTCACTCTTGTCCTCTTCAATGGACTAGTATCCCTTGATGATAATTTTCTCTTCAGGCTCAAGCAGTTAAATCCAGTCAATTTATCTATCCTGTTAAGAAATCCTGAAGAAACAGTCAAAAGGTTACTAATAAGGAATGCTTCAGAGGACCAGGCACTTGAAATTGGAATCTTTTAAGGAAGTGCCATAATGTACCAAAATTACCTGCAGTGCCATCTTTAGATCTTTTGCTGCTGAACAAATCAATGTGCCCGAGCTGCAGATCTTTGCAATGACCACCAACTCCATTCGGCTTTGTCCCATTTCCAAGATCTGACAGGTCATGCTTTCCTGGACAttttttcccaatttggaaAGTAGATAGATTAAATGGGGGAGAAACAGAGACCTGACCACATAACACAAAATAGAGTGCACCAATATGTTGCAAACAACTCTCTGTAAACTGGCAATTGCTAACTGCTGCTTGATCACTATAGCCTATAGGTAACCATTTGCAATTCACATTACAGCATTCTGTAGTGGCGTGATTCAATAACAAGTGCAATTCTTGCACAAGAGAAATCAATTTCCATAGCATCGAGGTAGAAAAAATGGAGAGTACAGGTACTTCTAAAACCTATTCTTTAGACGCTATCTATTCTTACCTTCGTCtcatatgcaagaaaaataaaaaagttttcTATCACAGCCCACTAATAGTACTGTAGTTAAAAGGAGGTGGGGAG encodes:
- the LOC113757018 gene encoding uncharacterized protein LOC113757018 isoform X2, with protein sequence MGGGEGKRNIKIFCPSVSKIIELVAWDEQRLDLGSIARAFGLEPNTLKLNGHFISRGVDLIACSVTWKSLLSFFSSRGLSTGTTDSDALIVDGKLSKLGSKRKHDLSDLGNGTKPNGVGGHCKDLQLGHIDLFSSKRSKDGTAGFLNRIDKLTGFNCLSLKRKLSSRDTSPLKRTRVNETKSGLQERNDGRSQSVLNGRQFSCSIAGNRMKRLREDNLVLAAPHKRS
- the LOC113757018 gene encoding uncharacterized protein LOC113757018 isoform X1; the encoded protein is MGGGEGKRNIKIFCPSVSKIIELVAWDEQRLDLGSIARAFGLEPNTLKLNGHFISRGVDLIACSVTWKSLLSFFSSRGLSTGTTDSDALIVDGKLSKLGSKRKHDLSDLGNGTKPNGVGGHCKDLQLGHIDLFSSKRSKDGTAGFLNRIDKLTGFNCLSLKRKLSSRDTSPLKRTRVNETKSGLQERNDGRSQSVLNGRQFSCSIAGNRMKRLREDNLVLAAPHKRLR